The following are encoded together in the Pristis pectinata isolate sPriPec2 chromosome 31, sPriPec2.1.pri, whole genome shotgun sequence genome:
- the LOC127585071 gene encoding protein lyl-1-like, with amino-acid sequence MMEKVENPSPPGTGDAHSPVKTEPGQISESPTNEGDGVDITTPALGSTPRDATQSSKQDASELVSIETPLSSSESLRLEVPVISLGHSKLHPVNDSHQINGGVRTIQTTELTALHPIPSLIPGSDSRMVHLSHHSVSTLPMQSPLIGSQYRSHPLISSAYIGSTSTFSMFPNNRIKRRSSSHYEVEMHEGPPQKVVRRMFTNSRERWRQQNVNGAFSDLRKLIPTHPPDKKLSKNEILRLAMKYINFLVKLLNDQTVQQEPDDKGWPGVKRNGVCGPAASGAVVVDTTSQNTGVAPAPESLPAPQKKLGLVDMAAIAVRRQLSSITNATSPAASCYGNCGSPNTEEEDYQERLIKTEPESGKANLVSAVAQR; translated from the exons ATGATGGAGAAAGTCGAGAATCCTTCTCCCCCCGGCACTGGAGATGCTCACAGCCCTGTGAAGACTGAGCCAGGGCAAATTAGTGAGTCCCCCACTAACGAGGGAGACGGAGTAGATATCACGACCCCAGCGCTAGGATCTACCCCCAGAGATGCCACTCAGTCAAGCAAGCAAGATGCATCTGAACTGGTTTCCATAGAAACCCCTCTGAGCTCTTCAGAAAGCCTCCGTTTGGAAGTGCCAGTGATCAGCCTGGGACACAGCAAGCTCCATCCAGTGAACGACAGCCACCAGATCAACGGAGGGGTCAGGACCATACAGACCACTGAGCTGACAGCTTTGCACCCCATTCCATCTCTCATTCCAGGCTCGGACAGCAGGATGGTGCATCTTTCACACCACTCAGTATCAACACTCCCAATGCAGAGTCCACTCATTGGCTCGCAGTATCGCTCACACCCCTTAATCAGCAG TGCCTACATTGGATCCACAAGCACGTTCAGTATGTTTCCAAACAACCGGATCAAAAGGAGATCATCAAGTCATTACGAAGTGGAGATGCATGAAG GTCCTCCTCAGAAGGTCGTACGGCGAATGTTCACCAACAGCCGGGAGCGATGGAGACAGCAAAACGTTAACGGGGCTTTCTCGGATCTTCGCAAACTCATCCCTACTCACCCTCCAGACAAGAAGCTCAGCAAGAACGAGATCCTGCGCCTGGCCATGAAGTACATCAACTTCCTGGTGAAGCTGCTCAATGACCAGACTGTGCAGCAGGAACCAGACGACAAAGGTTGGCCAGGGGTCAAGAGAAATGGGGTGTGTGGTCCTGCGGCCAGTGGAGCAGTGGTGGTGGACACCACATCTCAGAACACAGGGGTGGCGCCGGCTCCTGAGTCCTTACCTGCTCCACAGAAGAAGCTGGGCTTGGTGGATATGGCAGCAATAGCAGTGCGAAGACAACTGTCGTCCATCACCAATGCAACGTCACCAGCGGCCAGTTGCTATGGCAACTGTGGGAGCCCCAATACTGAGGAGGAGGACTACCAGGAGCGCTTGATAAAAACAGAGCCAGAGTCGGGCAAAGCAAACCTAGTCTCGGCTGTGGCTCAAAGATGA